The proteins below come from a single Rosa rugosa chromosome 2, drRosRugo1.1, whole genome shotgun sequence genomic window:
- the LOC133733397 gene encoding uncharacterized protein LOC133733397 — translation MTKNVAEEIAEKLCESVAASLEGKKLGSFTRISSTVQGAMEEALVCILTPRRSIDILRDVHADKEQGKPYVVVFVGVNGVGKSTNLSKVAYWLQQHQVSVMMAACDTFRSGAVEQLRTHARRLQIPISEKGYEKDPAVVAKEAIQEAKLNGSDVVWDATAADPKLLAFLKSYRNFVHIESGLHKNLFPFLIFLLGGSQAASLNLVADYDSLFQLVLKIASFTYHFRSPFVYMIWR, via the exons ATGACCAAGAATGTGGCTGAGGAGATAGCTGAGAAGCTCTGTGAATCAGTGGCAGCTAGTCTTGAGGGAAAAAAGTTGGGTTCATTTACAAGAATTTCTTCTACAGTTCAGGGAGCAATGGAAGAAGCTCTTGTTTGTATTTTAACTCCTAGGCGCTCTATTGATATACTGAGGGATGTGCATGCTGACAAGGAGCAGGGCAAGccttatgttgttgtttttgttggtGTCAATGGAGTCGGGAAATCTACTAATTTGTCCAAGGTTGCCTATTGGCTCCAGCAACATCAGGTCAGTGTTATGATGGCAGCATGTGATACATTCCGATCAGGGGCTGTTGAGCAGTTGCGTACTCATGCACGTAGACTCCAGATCCCTATTTCTGAGAAGGGATATGAGAAAGATCCTGCTGTTGTTGCAAAGGAAGCAATCCAGGAGGCCAAACTCAATGGTTCtgatgtg GTGTGGGATGCAACTGCAGCTGATCCTAAATTGCTGGCCTTTTTGAAATCGTACAGGAATTTCGTACACATTGAATCTG GTCTTCACAAGAACTTGTTCCCCTTCCTTATTTTCCTCCTCGGTGGTTCTCAAGCTGCTTCTCTGAATTTGGTAGCTGATTATGATTCTTTGTTTCAATTGGTGTTAAAGATAGCTAGCTTTACATACCATTTTAGGAGTccttttgtatatatgatatGGAGATGA